CAAAGTATCTGAAGCAGGGGCTGAGTTCTTGGTGCTTCATAGTGGAAGCACTGTTTGCTGCCATAAATGCACCTAATgctgctttgcttctctgttcAGGTTGTTCCAGTCAGTTGCACAGTGCTGCATGGGGCAGAAGCAGGCCCAGCAAGTAATGGAAGGGACTGGTGCCAGTTAGATGAGCTGCATCTTGCATTGTAAGCGTGCCAGCCTGGAGGTCCCTGTCCCATCAACTGACAGAAGACTCTGTAAGGCTCATCCTGACCTTCCCAGCCCCCTTGATTGGGTAGACGCAACAGACCCTGGGTGAAAGTCTATGTGGGCACGTTCCAAAgtttgaaacagatttttgacTTTTGGCCAAAATTCAGAAGATGCTGTGAATATCATTTTGAACTAGTGTAAATACAAGGAACAGAAACATTTGTCTGGACTTTTGGGTTTGTGCAAATTGTGTAAGAGGCAGGTGGGTAACTGGTGCCTGTCCAGCTTGTAATAAAGGGGCAGCTGCTGATGCCAAGCACTTGTCTGGGGCAGACCTCCTTGTCCTGACATTCCCAGACTCCCAAAGAATATTGAAAAGCCAGTTATAATATTatgtaacttatttttctttatgtggaTGGGGGACCTTTAAATCACTAAgttcttttacaaaaaaaaggggggggtggaTGTGTTTGGAATATGGGAATACTATGGAGTATGGGAGGGGTGAGGGAGGGGTTAAGGTTCAGCATTGCTTTTCCCCCACCCTCATCAAATGCTGACAGACAGCAAGTGGAGTGGCAGTCAGAATGTCTCCTTTCTGTTGGAGAAAGACACACCTCAGGCCCTTTGGGAGAGGGTCAGCTGTTTTTAGTAAAGAAACCAGAGACCAGGcctatagcttttttttttggacactTGTAAATTTTGGAAGGTGGGGGGTTAAATCTAGACcttttcccaccccccccatcctgTGACCACACAGTataagtttataaaaaaaaccaaaaaaaaaaccaaaagaaaaaaaaaaaaaacaaaacaaaaacccaaaggaCCAATACAGCCCATTTTGTAAGGATTTTGAATGTTTTGTAAAGTATTGGTCCATGTGTTGTATTTTGTAGCCTTTCTAGTTCTTGGGCTTTAGTTCTCCCACTTCTTGTATGTATGCATACTGTAGTTACACATTAAAGTCATGACATGCAGCACGTGCCACTGTGCTTATTCTCTCCAGTtctaccctgcctggcccaGTGATGTCTTCCAAAGTCTGTTTCCACCCATCCAAAAAGTGCAATTTTCCAGTGTGTTTTGGGCACTGCTTATTGAAAGCAACTGGGTTTGTTTCCTAGTGTGAGGTCAGAGGGGAGTATTGTTACGCCTAGGAAAGGACAGTTCTGCACAGACAGAAATACCTTAGTTGCAAGTTCATGAGCAGAGTTTGTCTCTGACAAAGTTGTGCTAGAAAGGACACTGCTTGCAGTGGAGGGATATGCAGCACAGACAGCAGATCAGCTTCCTTTCTAATGTCTTGTGCGATAATATCACTAGGTTGTTAAAGCTAGTTGACTGCTGTTTGGGTGGAGAGGTCAGGATTTCCTGCTTAGGCTTAAGGGACTGTGTACCTGGCTGTGCTTTTGCTGCACGGAGCAAAAACTAGGTCCAGGGGACCAACTGTGCCAGTGGACTGCAGCTCAAAGGGAATTCTCTATCTGTGACCTGTTTCTAGGCAGTGTTTTTCAGTCACCTGTGTGTCAAGGTGTAGTCTCTTGCCAGTTCGTACAGTTCCCTGGCATTTCTTCAGCAGGTCAGCAGTTGTGCTGAAACCGAGCCTTCTGAagctggaatttttttgttctggtaTTGCAACTCTAGCTTACTCTTTCTCTTGTATTGGGTTAGGATACAGAGAAATCCCAGCAACCAGTTTTTCTTTATCTAGTCTAGATACCATGGgacttttttctgctgttcaaCTAGCAAACCATAGGCTGAGCTTACTGACTTGTCCTAATGACTCAAAGGTCTCTCTGGTTCTGTACTAATGCTGCTGTACATGGCTGGTTCCCTTTAGGCTTTAAGAACTGGTAGGCTGGTGTAAAGAGCGTGTAAAGAGCAGGTAGAAGGCAGACAGGGCTCAGCCAAGATCCCAGTAACACAAGTTGGGCTGGTAGGATGAAGGCCACTGCACTTCATATCCTCTCTTGGCAGGTAAGGAACCTGCAGCTGTCAAAGTAAATGGTACTGGTGTCAGCTCCCCAAGGATTACCAGTGTCCTTGCCAGCAGAGGCCCTGGGTGTAACACACTTCATGTTTAAGAAATGAAGACTAACCTCTTGAACCACCGTGTGCCTAGTTTGAAATCTAGTCTGCTGTAGGGAGAGAAGCACCAGGATGGCATACTGGACTCTGAACAGCCACTGCGTTACACCACTGTaaaaagggaatttaaaaaagCTACCCTAGGTACTGTTAAACCACCCTggcccccagcagtgcaggtaGGGCTGTAGCTGACCTTTATCTACATGAGTACAGTCTGCATTTTGCTTGTTTGCAATACTTCTAACCGCAGCACCAGCAAAGATCCCTCCTCTTAGATGGGGCTTTGCACCCTGTTGAAGTAGACAGTGTTGGCTGGGTAAGCAACATTGTCTTTATTATATGTAGCTTGGCCTGCAAACTTCCAGTGTTTTGTCATGCAAAAACTGCTGAGGGAAAAATACTAATATATAGCTAAACATGATGCAGAGCGATGCCTGAGTTCAGGGAAGAACTGTATCATCAACTGGAGGGTGTGTATCAAATGCTTAGCctacagcagctgcagaactgTGACAGTGCTCCTTTAGTCTCAAGCCCATACAGGAGTGGCTTTTATAGAGGTAAGAGGAAATGCATCTTGCTATACTGAGCCTACATGAAAACCAGATGGATGGGCTTGTACTCTTTAAAATGCTCAGTATTAACTAAGTACAGGTGAAGAGTTTAGTGTTGTCAGCATGCCCACCTGCTGGATGTTTACTCTGAACCTCTGTAAGGTAAGAGCTACTAGCTGGATTTCTGCCCTCTTCATCTGGACAGGGAGCAGTTCTTGCCTTAAATTTCTGTTGCTCAATGAGGGAACCCACCTGCTGTTCTGACAGTGTCTGTCTGCCTTCCTAAAACAGCCATTAGGAGGTCTGGGCTTTCTTAAGTCCTCTAGAAGAAAGGTGGTCATCGTGCTCCAGAGCTCCCATTGTAAGATAAGGCCACCCAAAACCATTTCTGTGGTGTGGAGGATACTTTGTTTATGTAGAGGTAGCTAAAAAGCCACGTCATATGAGGGACAAGTGGGCCTTCAATCTTACCATctgttcttgctgctgcagaagagatGGCCAAAGGCTGACTTTCCCCTCCTGCGCACAGTTCCAGGCAGTTCACTTCCAAGGGCAGCGAGGTTTCTAGCGTACCAGCTCTAGCAGCTGATGCAAGATCCTTTTCTGTCCATAGCGCACATGCAAAGCTTGCTGCTCCCTTCGACTCAGTTTCTCATAAGCCTCCTTGTTATTTAGCAAGTCCTGCTCTGCTTTCAAGTCTGACCTGTAGGACTCCAGGGTCAGCAGCACACTGTCGTAAAGGAGCTTCTTACAAGGGGTTTTGAGTTTGGAGAGAGCCTCGTTCGAAAGGGTagagttttcttcttcctcactgtCATCTTCCCAGCCATCTTGTTCCTTATACTCTTTGAATTCTTCTTCGGACATGCACAGCACCTGTAGTGACCCAGGCAAAGAAACAAGTCACCCAGCAGCATGAGTATATCAGGCTTTCTTCTCCACAGAACTGTGGTTTTAGAGCCACATGGAGCAGGTGAATTGTTCCTCAGCTGTGCTAAAGGTCAGGGAGTAAAACTGGCTTAGATAACTAATCACAAGTAACTTGTGGGTTAGAAGAACACTCAAACAGCAAACCCAGCTGTTGGGAAGAGTCTTAAAGGACATATCAGCTGCTACCTACAAAGGTGCAACAGCTCTCTAGAACAGCAGTACCCATGGAGCCATTCAAGACTGGTATGTAAGCACATGTGGGTGGCTAGTTCAGGAAAGGAAGATGATGTAACAGTACCTGTAGCCTGGGAGATGGGCAACCACACCCCCTACCACTTTTCATGCAGGAGGGTTAGTAGCAAAATGTCTTTATGTACTTGTCCCCCTTCACTGAACCATTTTGCATGCTGATTTGCCCAGCTGTGGTACACTTAGTCTGTGCTCTTCCTTGTGTAGGTCTTCCACTGCTTGGCAGTGCTTACCTTCAGGGTCATGGACAGCTCTTCTTCTGTCAGCACCTCGTCCCAGCCAAGCACAAAGGCACCTTCCTCCCCCACCATCTCCAGCTGGCACAAGAAGTCCCACTGCTCTGagaccagctgctgctgtgcttcGCTTTTGGCACCTGTTTTCAagacagcagagctgcaaacCCAACTTGGGTTGcagtggagggggggggtgaATGGAGAAGGGGAAACAGGAGGCAGAAAACTAAGGCATAGCCCCAGCACCTGAAATGCTGTGGAACAGGCTTATTTTTCATGTCATCCTTTATCCCTGTTTCATTACATCACTAACAGAGATCCCTGCCCCATCCTTTCCCAAAGTGGCTATGGGTGCCACTCACGCTGCAGTGCTGCTTTGCGTACTGTCACCATCTGGATGTCGGCTGTGTCGTTGGTGTTGCCAGGGTATGGCTCCGCAAAGCCGTACATGTGTAGGAGCTGCCAGTTGGCCATCTGCCCATACGTGTTGAAGATCTCTTGTCCTTTGCCAATAGGCTGTGTGGTAACCATTTGTAAACATTGCTGcaagcagggagagaagaggctCTCAGAGCTGTGGTGATCCTACAGCTCTCAGAAACTTAGGTGACCCCAAGCTCTTCCTAGCTAAAGCGAAGCATGCAGTGGGGAAGTGTGTTGAGCAAAATAGCTTTGTAGTGAAATCCAGGCCAGACTCGCTTGCTGCCCTGGCAGGtgagcagtgctgctctgcGTTCAGAGAGATGGCCTTGCTGTGCCACCACTCCCAAAGGCCTTGCAAGCGAAGAGGAAAGCAGACTGTGATGATGCCTGGCGCAGTGGCTTTGCACTCACGGGAGCATATTCTAGGTTGGCGTTGTGGTTGGCCACATGGTTCAAAATATCTGCTACAGGCACCATCATGGGAGGATTGGGCCCCTTCtcatcttcatcttcctcctccaaaGGTTCCTGAAAGCTAAGACAAGGGAGATTAAGACAAGCCAGTTGTACACCTTGCAGCATAGAGCAAGCTTCACCTTATACTTACTTAAAAGGTTGCAGTCACACAAGTATGTAACACAGCCTATGATCTTTTCTGTGATCCTACTGCTTGTCCTTGCTCCTGGTTGGAGCAGAGCCCTCAGTTCTCACCTGTAGGCCATGACAAATGCCACCAGCTGCTTGTACAACTCCAGTGTGTGCAGTTTGGGGTCAAAGATGTTGGGGTGGGACTCCATGAAAGGCAGGATGATGGAGCTGTACTCCAGGTGGATGTTAGCCAGGTCCTTGTCCACAGCTTCTGGGATGCCCGTGCCTTGCAGGAGCCTTGTTCGTTCTTCTTCAGGCCtgttgaaaggaaaaacaaaataaaaaacaagcagGTTTATCTCCATCTGCCCTAGGCAGAAGGGTCTGTcaactccttcctccttcacaATCTCAGAATCCTGTTTTCTGGTTATGCCTGTAATTAGCTCCAACCCCAGGTAGTGGCTGAGAGGGGCTCTCAGGCTACAGCCATTGACAGCAGAGGGCTAGAACAGAGGGATGGAGTCATCTGGTAGGACCACATCCATCCCCAAAACTCCTGGTCAGCAGCCCCTGGGCTGCACCTGCCTTTAGCTGTCACATTGGGCCACCCTACAGCCCTGCTTGGTTTTACCTTACCAGAACATGGGGTGATCCAGGCTCCTGAAGTCCTGCCAGAGGGAGAAGTAAGGCTGCCACTGGGAGTTGCTGGCTGTGTACTCGTAtagcagggccagcagcagcggcaCCCAACCGGACTGGCTCTGCAGGGACTCCTGGGCTAAGGAAGCGGGGATGATGGAGAAAAAGTAAGTTGAGCTGAGGTTTTGGTCCTTTTCGTCTGAGAACAAGTCTTCTAAGAAGCAAAGCTTGGTCCTACAACCCTCAGCCTGTGGTCATGGGTTTCCCTTTTACTCTGTCAGATCTCTAGCAGAaccagaagctgctgctgctctggagccATGGCTAAGCCAGACACCCTGCTACCCACACACCGCCTCCCCCTCAGCCTAAGGCTCTGGGTGTCTTCAGTGAGAATGGAACTGTGCTTTTCCCTAGCGGTGTCTGGTCCTAGGCCTTGAGGAAAGCATCACCAAGGGCGTGGCTGTCACTCAGCACCCCCAGTACTGCTGTTAACCGGCTTTTCTCCCTGCCTCCCACGGCTCCAGGCTCCCGCAGGCACCACTGGGGTGCCCAGACCCCCCCCTTTCCTGGCCGCTGCCTAACACCCCTACACCCCCCTGGTCGGGCACCCTGCACCAACCTTCATCCCCCCCGCCCGTTATTCCTTCCACCTGCGAAGGAAGGTTGTCTGCCCGAGCACAGCTCACCGTCCTGCAGGAGGGCGCGGATGGGGCTGGTG
This genomic window from Haliaeetus albicilla chromosome 10, bHalAlb1.1, whole genome shotgun sequence contains:
- the SETD6 gene encoding N-lysine methyltransferase SETD6 isoform X1, with amino-acid sequence MASAPKRPKAAAGSSGRGQGSADPLSAFLAWCGRAGVKLNPKVRLSREGAVAGYGMLAAEELEAGEVLVSVPRSALLSQHTSPIRALLQDAQESLQSQSGWVPLLLALLYEYTASNSQWQPYFSLWQDFRSLDHPMFWPEEERTRLLQGTGIPEAVDKDLANIHLEYSSIILPFMESHPNIFDPKLHTLELYKQLVAFVMAYSFQEPLEEEDEDEKGPNPPMMVPVADILNHVANHNANLEYAPQCLQMVTTQPIGKGQEIFNTYGQMANWQLLHMYGFAEPYPGNTNDTADIQMVTVRKAALQRAKSEAQQQLVSEQWDFLCQLEMVGEEGAFVLGWDEVLTEEELSMTLKVLCMSEEEFKEYKEQDGWEDDSEEEENSTLSNEALSKLKTPCKKLLYDSVLLTLESYRSDLKAEQDLLNNKEAYEKLSRREQQALHVRYGQKRILHQLLELVR
- the SETD6 gene encoding N-lysine methyltransferase SETD6 isoform X2 — encoded protein: MLAAEELEAGEVLVSVPRSALLSQHTSPIRALLQDAQESLQSQSGWVPLLLALLYEYTASNSQWQPYFSLWQDFRSLDHPMFWPEEERTRLLQGTGIPEAVDKDLANIHLEYSSIILPFMESHPNIFDPKLHTLELYKQLVAFVMAYSFQEPLEEEDEDEKGPNPPMMVPVADILNHVANHNANLEYAPQCLQMVTTQPIGKGQEIFNTYGQMANWQLLHMYGFAEPYPGNTNDTADIQMVTVRKAALQRAKSEAQQQLVSEQWDFLCQLEMVGEEGAFVLGWDEVLTEEELSMTLKVLCMSEEEFKEYKEQDGWEDDSEEEENSTLSNEALSKLKTPCKKLLYDSVLLTLESYRSDLKAEQDLLNNKEAYEKLSRREQQALHVRYGQKRILHQLLELVR